The nucleotide window CTGCTTCCGCCTGTTGTGGCGATGCAATTTGGAAAAGGGTCCTTATCGTATAGAGGATTCCCTTATAACTAACCGGGCGGGTAAAACAGTTTTAGATATTTTCGGCATTTCAGGGTTTTCGATCTGCAGCAATATATTTTGAGCGGCTACGCGGCCGATCTCATATCCCGAGTAGCTGATACTGGAGAGATTGGGATCGATAAGGGTAGCAACGGGCTCGTCATTAAAACCTACAACCGCTATGTCTTTGGGAATATTGAGTCCTCCTTTTTTCAGACCGGCTATGCAGCCGGCTGCACAATGATCATTTTCAAAAAACAAACCATCCGGGGGCTTGTTCATTTTTAAGATATGATCAGCTACATGTTTACCAGATTCGATGCTGCCCAGATCTTCGAAAACTAAAAGTTCTTCTTTTAGTCTTTTATTGCTTTCCAACAGTGCTTTTTTATAACCGGCGTATTTGTCTGCACAAATACCATGGCTGATACCGGTAGTTACATGAGCGATCTTCTTACAGCCAGCTTCGATCAAATGCTTAGTGGCAATATATGCAGCCTGGGCATGATCTATTACAATGACAGAACTATCTGTAATGTCAGGTACGCTATCAAAATATATTAAAGGTATTTTCTTTTTGGTAAACGGATCAAGATGTTCGGGGCTTTTAGTTTGGTCGGACAAAGACACGAGCAATCCATCAACCCGGTTGTCCATTAACATTTTTAAGGCCGAAATTTCTTTATCAATTTGTCCGTAGGTTTGACCGATAATAATATTGTATCCTTTGATACTTAGCATATCTTCTAAACCTGATATAGCGGAGGATACAAAATGATTGGTGAGTCGTGGTATTATAATCCCAATCAGGTAGCTTCTTTTATTCCTCAGGCTGCGGGCAAACGGGTTACTCTGGTATCCCATTTTTTGCGCCATCTGGTGAACTTTATTACGTGTTTTGAGCTTAACTTTTGGGTCGTTCTTTAAAGCACGGCTAATGGTTGAAGACGCCAGATCCAATTCCCTTGCGATATCGTATATAGTTACATCTTTTTCTTCCATAAAAACTTATATATAAAAATACTCTTTTTTCCATGTTCTCGAAACAGAATTATCGGGAATTGAGCATCCGGGACCGGATCAAGGGGTTTTTAATAATTGTGAAATTAACAATTATTTTTGTTGTTTTGGATAAGTTTAAAGGTTGAAGGGGGGAAGTTAGTCCGATGAAAACCGATGCTGTCGGCTTGCTCTATTTGCTGATAGTAAACCCCGGAATATTACTCAGGCTATTTTACTTTAAACTGATGCCGGGTTCTGAAAGGACGTTTACTTCAATTCCGTTGTCCCAAATATTGAAAACAATCTATAACTATTAAACTTGTTTAAGCTTTTGGAATAAATGATAATATGTCGCCTCTATGAGGCTTAATGTTCTTAAATGGTTTTTTGCCAATATATGTTTTTTTCGGGACTTTACATTGGTACAACACTACTAAACGAGTTCATTAGAGTCCCGTAGGTACAGGATACAGGAAGTTGTAAACAAGTTCCTTATATATTCACCTGACGTTCCCTTTATTTTTCAGGCAGGACCCATCAGGTAGTAAGACACTTTGCCATAGATAATTAAAACTGTCTTATCTTGGAAGCTTTAACGATAAGCAAAGCTCCGGATATTGTATGACTTTACAATTACGTTTTCAACTTTCCCTGATGATGTTCCTGGAATTCTTTATGAAAGGCTCCTGGTTCGTTACACTGGGCACTTATTTAAAAAACAACCTGGGAGCTTCAGCGCTGGAGGTTTCAAATATTTTTTCAACGCAGTCCCTGGGTGCTGTGGTGGCCCCGTTCTTCATTGGTTTTATAGCAGACCGTTACTTTAATGCAGAGCGTGTCATGGGGGTGTTGCATCTTATAGGGGCCGGTTTATTGCTGATGATGTACAGGGCCGGTAGCGCTGCTGCTATCTATCCCTACGTACTGCTTTATTTTATCGGTTATATGTCTACCCTGGCCCTTACCAGCTCTGTCGCGTTCAGGAATCTAAAAGATCCTCAAAAACAATATCCATCCATACGTATTTTTGGTACCATCGGGTGGGTGGTTGCAGGCTTCGCCATCAGCTACCTTTTTCACTGGGATGCTAAAGACGCCGTTGCAGCGGGGGCATTGCAACAGACCTTTTTGCTGGGTGCAGCCTGCTCAGTAGTGCTGGGGCTGCTTTGTTTTCTGCTGCCGGCTACACCACCTTTAAAGAAAAATCAATCGTCTTTTCATTGGCAGGACGCCCTGGGTTTACAGGCGCTGAAATTATTACGTCGAAAGAGCTTTCTGATCTTTTTCCTGACGGCCATCGTTATCTGTATACCTATTTCATTTTACTACCAGCATACCAACCCCTTTCTGGTGGCAACCGGTTTGCCGAACCCTACGGCTAAAATGGCATTGGGGCAGCTTTCCGAAGCTCTGTGCCTCTTATTGATCCCATTATTATTTGCAAGACTCGGGTACAAAAAAATGATCCTGCTGGGTATCGCCGCCTGGGCGTTGCGTTATCTCTTCTTTGCCTATGGCAACGGTCGGGATCTTTCATTCATGCTGATCCTGGGTATTGTATTGCATGGGATCTGTTATGATTTTATGTTTGTGGTAGGACAGATCTATACCAATAAGATTGCGGGTGAACAATACCGGTCCTCTGCCCAGGGCCTGGTTACCGTGGCGATGTATGGGGTTGGCATGTTGATCGGATTCTGGATAGCTGGTTTTGTAGCAGAGGCGCTTAAAGCGTATGGAGGAGCCCGGTATTGGCGTTACCTGTGGTTAACCCCGGCAGCAATGGCAACAGTGTGTTTGCTGCTTTTTGCCGGATTGTTCAAAGAGCAACAGCCGGGGGCACGATGGCTGAATACAAAAAGGAGAAGATAGAAATCCCCTCCGTGACTAAACATGAGAAAGTGTTAAATATCCTGGGTTAGCAGCAACCTTTATTGATAAGTTTTAGCGGTTGTCCGCTAGGGATGTTCTATAATAATGGGGACGATCCACCAATTGCCATACCAGGCAAGTATTTCCGGGTCGCCGGGAATAAAACTAACCTGGGCTGTACCTGTAGCTTGCTTGGGGTGCATACCGAATTGAGGCTTGAGGTTTATATTTTCTCTCATCAGTACAGGAGCTCCGTTTTCAAGTTTGATTTCAATCTTATACCTTCCAAGTGGAATATTATTGATGTAAAGTTCAGTACTCTCAATAACTTTTCGTATCGTAAAACTTATCTTTTCATCTGCATGAACCAGGTCGAGTGGGGTGAGCGAAATAACTATAATCGATCCTACAGGAAAGCTGCCTGGCAGCGGTAAAGATTGCGTACGCAGGATGTAAGACAGGTGAATAGATGCGCCAAGATAGCTGCTGGGCCAGTAGGGGCCCTTGCCGATCTCATCCGGTCTTCCCTGTCCGTATGGTAATAATATAAAATTTTTTACAGCGCCGCTGGTGGAGTTAAAACTATTGAGATTACTATCTGCCGGGAAAAGCGACACCGGGGCTTTTGCAGATTCGTAGTCCATAAGATATTTAGCGCCCCAGATCTCTATATTTCCAACCGGTAACAGAATTTCATAGAATCCGTTGACATCGCTGATAGCACTGGCTGAGCTGTAGCTGCCACCAATAATTGAAGATCTTACGCCTATTTGTGCACCCGCTAATGGCCTGCCGTATATGTCTTTTACATGGCCTTTTAAGGAACCTGGCTTAACGTTAGTCCGTTTAAATGCCGGCAGTTTCGGGCGCTGCCTGCCCATAAGATCTACATAAAACTGAGGACCCAGGATAGTAAACTCCCGGCTGGTGGCTGGAAGTTTATCATAGGGTATGGGGGACCTGGTTTCATTGCCTGGATTTTCATCTCCATCTTCAGCAGTTTTATCGGCTTTGGAACACGCCACTAAAAGCAGCGACGCGAAAAGCGCTCCTATACAAAGGTAAAGAGGTTTCATTTGCGATCTTTTAAAATGGTAATAATTTGAAGTGTGAATTGATATTAGCTGAGTTTAAATAATAATATAAGTCTGCGTTTATGGCCTGAAAGAGCCATTATAAATAGGGGCAATAGGATCAGAACGATTGCCGGGTTTACTTCGTCAAAAATGTGGTATAAGACGATGCTTGCAACTATAGGGGTGAGCGCCAGCAAAGCAGCAAATTGCATTTTACCGGTCAGCAATAATATAGCAGATATAAATTCTACTGTTTTTTGAAGCAGGAAAATATATTTTGTGTTGGCAAGTGCCAGTGCCAGTTCGGATCCGCGGTTCACCGGGAAAGGTGCTTTAAGGCCCAGAATGTACATTACGCCGTTAAACGCGCCAAACAGAAAGACTAAACCCAGCAGTAACTCAGCGCTTTTGGAGAGTCTCTTCATTTTTATTGTCATTGGGGTTGAATGGCTTTTAGTAATTCCTCAAGGTCGTCCTGGTTCAGGCCCGTACCATCTGTCAGTTTCCAGAATTTGTCTTGTATTTCGCTGTAGGGCTTCATCCATTCCGGCTCTTTGTAGTCTTCATTCATCCTCTCCCATGGATTGTAATGACGGGTGAGCTTGAGATGTTTTTTATCGTTTAACAATGATAAAAACTTGAGCACTTCTTTATTCGTGGTTATTACATACGGCTTATGTGTACCTTTGCTGATAGGGTAATAGCGATCATCTGTGCCAAAGTTATCGGCCCATGGCATTCCTTTTCCTGCATTCATACAAGCTACTCCAAGATATATAGTAATGGTGTCTCCTCCGCTGGATGGGTTGTGAGGAGGAGCTGTCACCGGTTCTCTGTCTAAAAGCATACCGTTCTGTATACGGCTGGGCGCGACATTTAGTACCACCAATCCTTCCGGGAATACAAATTCTCCTCCGCCCCAGGTGCTGTCTGTAGCAATGTGCACGTCTATGTAAAACGTGTTTATAATACCCTTTAGTTTACTAATGTCTGGATTAAATGGATAATTAGGACGGTTTACTAAGTGCAGACCTTTAGGCAATTCAAAAGGCCTGCCTTCGGGCAGCCCGTCGCTGTCTCCAAAGCCGGGCAAATGGCTGACACTTTCAATCCGGTTAAAAGAAAGTTGTTCGTCCTTAAGCCGGGTATCTTTTTTGCTGCACCCCCACAGCCCGGTAATGGTCAACCAACCTGAAAATATAAGTAAGGTCTTATTCATATCCGAAATTAGCATCGGGTACTCCCTGCAATATTAATAATCGCCAAACGACTTAACAGAGCGGTGAATAGCTAATAGAACGGATGAATTGCAGCGGCGTTTCGGATAAGGGAGTGCTGGCTGTTGAATGAACAGGGTAGCGAGAACTGTACTTTTACGTCGTTGCCTTCGGTAGCAACCAATAAGGTTTCATTAAATTGGTTTTTCAGTCGTTTTGCTGTATTAGGTAAACCCAACCCGGCACCTGTAAACATTTGCTGAATGGTCTTCATGCATGGAGCGCCCGAACTCTGTATCTCTATAACCAGCCTTTTATTTTCCAGTGAACAATTGATGGAAATGGTACCTCCGACTACCGAAGGTTCAATGCCATGACGGATAGCATTTTCAACCAAAGGCTGCAATAACATAGGCGGAATAAGCGCGTGAGCAATATCTGGTGTTATATCTATTTCGTACCGGAGCCGGTGACCAAAACGCTCTTTTTCAAGACTGAGGTAATTGGCGATAAATTCCAGTTCCTTTTCCAGGGGCACCAATTCCTGTTTAATGGAATCAAGCCCGTAGCGGAAAATGCCGGCCAGTTTTGCAATCAGCACCCTGGCGTGTTCTTCGGTTGGAGGAACCGAAGCGCTGATACTGTTTAGTGTGTTAAACAAAAAATGCGGCTGGATCTGTGCTTTTAAAGCATTAATCTCTGCTCCATGTGCCAGATCCTGTAATTCCCGCTGCTTTTGGAACTGGGCTTCCCTTTCCCTGAAAAACAGGTCAATATGTAATGAACTAAAGACTTGAATATAAAAAAGCAGATTTGGGCCACTGTTTTGAAGTATTTGCGTGCCGGTCATTCGGGGAAGTCCTGCCATTTGGTTATAGACCATGTAAAGTAATATCCATAGTATATAATATAAGGGCGCTGTCAGCAAGTGCAGCATAAACCTAAGCTGCATTTTAAGTTGAGCCCATTTCCTGAAATGGAGCCACCATACCGGGAGGCAGGCCATCGTCATGATAATGCAGTCAATGAATATTTCTTTTAGAAAAGCAGCGGTGATGCCATGAGAAAATAAACGGGGGGTACCGTAGAGGATACTCATTACCAGTAGTATGAATATAAAAAGACTAATCTCTCTTCCGGCGATTTTCTCTTTTCGTAACGGTAAGTTCATCTCGAAGGATATTTTTAAGTTTGATTATGGGAATCAAGTCCCGGCCTGGTAATGAAAAATCTTTGCAAATCTATGTATCTTGTAGCACTAACTAAAGCCATGGTTTATGTCTAAACGGTCCGTATTAATTATTGATGATGAAGAGCCTGGAAGAAGGCTGGTCAGGCAGTACCTTGAGCCATACGCTAATTTCAGGGTAATAGGAGAGTGTGCTAATGGTCTGGAAGCCGTACGTGATATTAACTTCATGGAGCCTGATCTAATTTTTCTTGATGTACAAATGCCAGGCGCCGGTGGCCTCGAAGTGTTGAAGCGTGTTGAACATATTCCTCATGTGATATTTACGACTGCTTATGACCGATATGCCATAGATGCTTTTGAAGCGAATGCCGTCGATTACCTGCTAAAACCTTATACCAGGGAGCGTTTTGAAAAGACGATGACCCGGCTCGAGCAACAGGATTCATCTCCGGCAATTGATGTTATTAACAACCTGCTGCCCCAGGAAGGGTTTGCAGATCGTATACTGGTAGAACATCGAAAGCGATACAAAAATATTCCGGTCGCTGAAATTTTATATCTTAAGGCATGTGGCGATCATACAGAAATATATACTAAAACGGTGACCTATTTAAGTTCAATGGGTATCAGCTCTTTGGCTGAAAAGCTCAACCCCAGGTCATATGTGAGACTGCATCGTTCAACCCTGGTAAACATGAATCATGTAAAAGAAGTATACCGGGATTTGGGAAAGATATTTGTGGTGATGCAAAACGGCGTAGAATTGAGTGTTGGCCGCAACTATCAACCGCTAATCAAAGAACTCATGGTATAATTCTCTACGCAGCCCTTATTCCCTGTGTGATTTCGGTGCACCGGCTTCTGAAAAGGAAGTATGCTGAGATCCTGGTGCAGGTGTAACCATAAGTTTAACCCGATTCCGATTGTTGCCTGTGAAACCCTGGGCGTTAAGATAACGGCTGCAGCAGTTGCTACAGCTTATCCTGATTGTTTCCGTACCTGCTAATGCAATTGCGGAGTACATGATTCCATTATTTTTCATCATTTACATTTCTTCCAAAACTAGTTGGGGCATGTATTAGGTTCGTTTATAATCGATGAACAACCTTATCGGCCTGCGAGATACTCAGAAAGCAGCTGAAATTGAATCCCGTTTATGGGGCAACATACTTTAGCCTGTACTCTTTAATGGCTAGTGTATCACGCGCGCCCAGTGTTTTTATAAACAACTCATTGAATTGGTTGTGCACCTTGCCAAAAGCCAGGTCTTCGCGTTCACCCTGATCATTATAGCGAACCAGTTTATAATAGAGTAATGAAACTTCAAGCGATTGATCAGTTTCATTTACAACATACTGGTAATTATAAGTACCGTTTGAATTGATGTCAAATTGATATTTGAAAAGTTCAGACTGTACAATCGGATCCAGATCCACCCGGTTGGTAACCTTGGATTTCAGGATAGTAATATCATTTTGTCTTTTGATTTCAATGATATCAACCACATATTTGACTTGCTCATAGCTGTTGTAGGTAAAAGAGGTATTCTTGTAATTGTTGGCATCGGGTTCTATAAAGCCAGATTGGTAGTGAATCGTCCCAGTCCCGGTGTTGGTAGTGTATTTTCTTTCCAGGAAACTTTGCAAACTCTGTTGATTACTACCCCCATTAAGTTCTACACCTCCGACAAAAAAGCGCATCTCGGATACAGGACTCAGCTGATCAAATGATAATTGCACCGGGAAGTCGGGAGCTGCAATTTCTTTCTCTTCTTTGCTGCAGGAATTTACGGCAAAAGTCAGGCATAAAAAGAATGATATTAAGTATAAGTAACGAAATGATGCGATCAAAAGTGAATTCATGTGTAATAATTTTGAATCTATTATTGGGAACCCGGTAAAAATAACATAATTATCCTTTACCATTGGTTCAGTCAGTGGAGAGTGATTATCGATGTACAGGAAGCGTCTATTATATGTTTTATTGGAGTTAGCAATACCGACGGCGTTCTTTGAACTTAAGAAAGTGTAAGCTTTATTACAGTGTAAGGCTTTAATAACGGTTCGTTAGCACCGGCCTGCACTTATTTATCGGGAACTTCGTAAGACTGATTATCAAGAATAGCGAAAATGGCGTTGTTGAGACGATTTAAATCAACATCGAAGTTATTGCAACGCAAAATAATTAGCCGGTCCTCGCTAACTGCGACAGGAAAGTGGTTGAGAAAAATAAGACTCACACACATTTAACAATTCTACAGGGCAATGCATGCATTCTTGGTATACCTTTGGATTACAGCCTTTTTTGTTTTCCTTCATTAGTCCTTGACTGATGATGCAGGAGAGATACTTGAATCGTAAAACCAGACTATTGAAATTACTATTATGATTTTATTTTGGCTAACCTTGCTGTTGTTGGTTACAGTCTTGATAGCGTTTCTTATTTACCAATACCGGCAATTACAGCTGGCGCGCGTCCGTATCCGTCTGTTGGAAGCTTTAGAGTCAGAAAAGGACAAATTATTTACTGTAATTGGGCACGACCTCAATGGATTTGTTAACATGGGGCATGCGGGTTTACAACTATACCGGTTGGGAAATTTGACGCAGGATGATAAGCAAGCTCTATTGGATGAACTGGAAGAGAAATTCTATACGGCTTCCGTAACGCTCCAGAGTCTGCTCAACTGGGGGAAATCACTTTTTAAAGGCTTAACTATTAATCCGGGTGTATTTGATGGCACTGAGTTAATAGAAGCTGAACTCAATCTGGCAAAAGCAACCATAAAAAACAAAGCTATTAGGGTAATCAACAAAATGCCCGTTCCACAGCCGGTATATACAGATATGGATCATTTTAAATTTATCATCCGGAACCTTGTATCAAATGCTGTAAAGTTCTCCCGAACAGCCGGGGCAATTACTATTGGTACGATTGATAAAGGTCAGGAGGGTTTTGTGGTGATCGTAGTAACGGATAGCGGCATTGGTATGGCAAAGGAAAAATTAAAACAGGTGTTCTTTCCTTTTGGACCCAGTACAGAGGGAACCGCTAAAGAAAAGGGGAATGGTATAGGACTCATGCTGTGCAGGGAGTATGCCCGGCAGAACGGGGGCGAACTGTGGGCGGAGAGCAGGGATGGGGCGGGTACTTCGTTTTATTATGCTGTAAAAGTTCATTTGCACCACCTGAAATACCCGGTTCGACTGGATTAGTATACACATGGAAACCCAGATAAATAAAAAATCTTCAGCATACTACTACAGTGTGTTGATAGCTTGCCTGGTGTATATTATAAAATTTCTTTAGTTGTGGCACGATATTGTATATATTCAAAACAGTGGTAATCTTGTGGAATTGACGGATGTTATTGGTTATTTTCAAGACTACAACATGAGACTTCTCTTTAATCAGACTTAAACATTCAAGATATCAAAGAGCGTGTTAGTAGGGCTAATACGAACCCGGCATGTTGTTGCCGGGAGGGCTTATACCTCCTGTTTCTACAGGAGGTCTTTTATAAGAATATCGCCGGCCTGATTCATTATGTTGCGTTTAAGAATAGAAACCGGACTAAGAGCAATGGCACATAACATACAAAACTGACAATCCCAAAACAATAAAACAAGCTGCATAAGAACCGTTTTTTCATTTTTCAAGCCAGCCCCATCAATCGCAAAATAAAATCCGATAAACTTGCCGGCTCCAAAATCAAAAAACCGTCCCAAATACTTTTGAGACGGTTTCGTTGAACCTCATTTGCTAGCAGGGCTTGCTATGAAACTACATAAGGCAGTTTCCACGAGATCCTGTGTTAAGGGCTAATCCTCGGGCTATACCAATTAAGGTTATATAAATTATCAAACTATGTTTTATATATTGGTCTCAATCTATGCGCCAGCTTAATTTCAATCATATGCAATCCTATTGATGGTGGAGTACTCCGGTATCTTTCTGCATACAAAGCCTCCATTATTATGCCATACCTCGGTTTTTAAATAATTTATATGCAATAATGATAAATATATAGGCTATAAATATATCGGGTTATAAAAAATACCAAAAATGTGTCCCCAAAATTCTATTGATACGGTAAATGCTTACATCAATAAAAGCAACTTATGTTGTAAGTAACCCGAATTATATCTTGCATTGGCTTAATACTTATCCGTTTACTTCCTGTTTTGCAGGGTAATACTACTATTCCGGCAGCCCATCATGTAGTGGCCGTTACAAACTTATTATTTCATAATTCCACAATTATAAGATGTTACAAAACATTCACATATACTGCGCGCTTTTGCACAATCTTTGCAAATAGTATATTATCACCAACCTTAAAATTTAATATTATGGCAGACGACAAAAACAAAAAATGATGCCCGCGATCGAAACCAGGTAGCTGGTGGTGAGTCTTACGAAGTTGACTATATCGCGAGGAAGCATGGTGTAACGCGGGAACAGGTGGAAGAAGCTATCAAAGCAGTAGGTAATCAACGCGATAAAATTGAAGCTCATTTAGCTTCCGGTAAAAAATAAAGTTGGCTTCAAAGTAAATAAGAACCACGAGGGTGTTAAACGGTAGCACTCTCTAACCGGTAAGGCGACAAGCTTTTTCATTAATATGAGAAAGCTTGTTTTGTTGTATGCTGTTTTACTCACAGAAAGCAAAATTTCTTTTATCAACCGAGTTTGGTATGGTTTTCAGAGGTTATACGCAAATTTCGTTTATGGTTCAATTCAATAGATTATTCTTATTCATGTGCTGTAGTGCGGGTATACTCTTTATATCAGCAGGCTGCAAAGATAAACTCGGGAGCAGCAATAATTATACAACTGATGAAGTGAAACAGGCAGCAGCTCTACCCTCTGCAGACAATATTGCTTTTACCTTGCCGGTACTGGACGCATTATTTTTTGAAGATGGATTTGAGGCGCAGATAAAAGAAGAATTGAAATTAACGGATGATCAGTTGCGTCAGCTAAAATCAGTGTCAGGATCTTATGTAGCGGCCCTTACGGAAGAGGGTAATAATTTGGGCTCGGCGAGGCAGGCAAATAGTTCGGCGCTCGCTCAACTAAAGAAGATTATTGGGGAGCAGAAAGCCAGCACTCTGTTGAATATAGTAGCTGCGCGATATGCCAACGGTGATATCGCAGCTCTGTTACCGGTAAAGCCAAACGCAGTGCCTTCAGACACAAGAATTGTCGTCAATGCGCCTGCCTTTCGTATGGACGTTTATGAAAATGGTGAATTACTAAAAACCTACCGGATCGGAATCGGTTATCCTGAATTCCCGCTTCCAACAGGCATGAGAGCCATTACTAATATTATTTTTAATCCTACCTGGACACCTCCGGATGAAGCCTGGGTGAAGGGTAAATTTAAACCGGGCCGCAAGGTTTCGGCTGATAGTAAGGATAATCCTCTCGGTGTGATCAAGATTCCGATTGGTATGCCTTCATTAATTCATGGGGGAAAAGTAACAGAAAAGC belongs to Niabella yanshanensis and includes:
- a CDS encoding LacI family DNA-binding transcriptional regulator; this encodes MEEKDVTIYDIARELDLASSTISRALKNDPKVKLKTRNKVHQMAQKMGYQSNPFARSLRNKRSYLIGIIIPRLTNHFVSSAISGLEDMLSIKGYNIIIGQTYGQIDKEISALKMLMDNRVDGLLVSLSDQTKSPEHLDPFTKKKIPLIYFDSVPDITDSSVIVIDHAQAAYIATKHLIEAGCKKIAHVTTGISHGICADKYAGYKKALLESNKRLKEELLVFEDLGSIESGKHVADHILKMNKPPDGLFFENDHCAAGCIAGLKKGGLNIPKDIAVVGFNDEPVATLIDPNLSSISYSGYEIGRVAAQNILLQIENPEMPKISKTVLPARLVIRESSIR
- a CDS encoding MFS transporter; translated protein: MTLQLRFQLSLMMFLEFFMKGSWFVTLGTYLKNNLGASALEVSNIFSTQSLGAVVAPFFIGFIADRYFNAERVMGVLHLIGAGLLLMMYRAGSAAAIYPYVLLYFIGYMSTLALTSSVAFRNLKDPQKQYPSIRIFGTIGWVVAGFAISYLFHWDAKDAVAAGALQQTFLLGAACSVVLGLLCFLLPATPPLKKNQSSFHWQDALGLQALKLLRRKSFLIFFLTAIVICIPISFYYQHTNPFLVATGLPNPTAKMALGQLSEALCLLLIPLLFARLGYKKMILLGIAAWALRYLFFAYGNGRDLSFMLILGIVLHGICYDFMFVVGQIYTNKIAGEQYRSSAQGLVTVAMYGVGMLIGFWIAGFVAEALKAYGGARYWRYLWLTPAAMATVCLLLFAGLFKEQQPGARWLNTKRRR
- a CDS encoding carboxypeptidase-like regulatory domain-containing protein — translated: MKPLYLCIGALFASLLLVACSKADKTAEDGDENPGNETRSPIPYDKLPATSREFTILGPQFYVDLMGRQRPKLPAFKRTNVKPGSLKGHVKDIYGRPLAGAQIGVRSSIIGGSYSSASAISDVNGFYEILLPVGNIEIWGAKYLMDYESAKAPVSLFPADSNLNSFNSTSGAVKNFILLPYGQGRPDEIGKGPYWPSSYLGASIHLSYILRTQSLPLPGSFPVGSIIVISLTPLDLVHADEKISFTIRKVIESTELYINNIPLGRYKIEIKLENGAPVLMRENINLKPQFGMHPKQATGTAQVSFIPGDPEILAWYGNWWIVPIIIEHP
- a CDS encoding sensor histidine kinase, with the translated sequence MNLPLRKEKIAGREISLFIFILLVMSILYGTPRLFSHGITAAFLKEIFIDCIIMTMACLPVWWLHFRKWAQLKMQLRFMLHLLTAPLYYILWILLYMVYNQMAGLPRMTGTQILQNSGPNLLFYIQVFSSLHIDLFFREREAQFQKQRELQDLAHGAEINALKAQIQPHFLFNTLNSISASVPPTEEHARVLIAKLAGIFRYGLDSIKQELVPLEKELEFIANYLSLEKERFGHRLRYEIDITPDIAHALIPPMLLQPLVENAIRHGIEPSVVGGTISINCSLENKRLVIEIQSSGAPCMKTIQQMFTGAGLGLPNTAKRLKNQFNETLLVATEGNDVKVQFSLPCSFNSQHSLIRNAAAIHPFY
- a CDS encoding LytR/AlgR family response regulator transcription factor, which encodes MSKRSVLIIDDEEPGRRLVRQYLEPYANFRVIGECANGLEAVRDINFMEPDLIFLDVQMPGAGGLEVLKRVEHIPHVIFTTAYDRYAIDAFEANAVDYLLKPYTRERFEKTMTRLEQQDSSPAIDVINNLLPQEGFADRILVEHRKRYKNIPVAEILYLKACGDHTEIYTKTVTYLSSMGISSLAEKLNPRSYVRLHRSTLVNMNHVKEVYRDLGKIFVVMQNGVELSVGRNYQPLIKELMV
- a CDS encoding sensor histidine kinase yields the protein MILFWLTLLLLVTVLIAFLIYQYRQLQLARVRIRLLEALESEKDKLFTVIGHDLNGFVNMGHAGLQLYRLGNLTQDDKQALLDELEEKFYTASVTLQSLLNWGKSLFKGLTINPGVFDGTELIEAELNLAKATIKNKAIRVINKMPVPQPVYTDMDHFKFIIRNLVSNAVKFSRTAGAITIGTIDKGQEGFVVIVVTDSGIGMAKEKLKQVFFPFGPSTEGTAKEKGNGIGLMLCREYARQNGGELWAESRDGAGTSFYYAVKVHLHHLKYPVRLD
- a CDS encoding DUF3606 domain-containing protein; the protein is MLWQTTKTKNDARDRNQVAGGESYEVDYIARKHGVTREQVEEAIKAVGNQRDKIEAHLASGKK
- a CDS encoding L,D-transpeptidase; amino-acid sequence: MVQFNRLFLFMCCSAGILFISAGCKDKLGSSNNYTTDEVKQAAALPSADNIAFTLPVLDALFFEDGFEAQIKEELKLTDDQLRQLKSVSGSYVAALTEEGNNLGSARQANSSALAQLKKIIGEQKASTLLNIVAARYANGDIAALLPVKPNAVPSDTRIVVNAPAFRMDVYENGELLKTYRIGIGYPEFPLPTGMRAITNIIFNPTWTPPDEAWVKGKFKPGRKVSADSKDNPLGVIKIPIGMPSLIHGGKVTEKLGNFASHGCVGLTNDQVQDFSALVGQISGTPITLDSIKSFEKNRAKTKTAKLNRLIPVELRYETIVAENGRLIIYRDVYERGTNTLSEVEKILGIYGISLQSLPQPEQHAIQTALQEMNLDANGKPIANLGINPDSTKNISDSDTEHSVKKGKVTRSVKGKTQVVVAVAALHSKGYPAPVNLDAGKLTHQ